The Bos taurus isolate L1 Dominette 01449 registration number 42190680 breed Hereford chromosome 18, ARS-UCD2.0, whole genome shotgun sequence nucleotide sequence CCTTTTTTGGCCTTGAGCAAGTGATAACCCTTTTTGCCTCAGTTTTCCATCTCTTCAACTCCTCATTGAATCTCCCAGGTTCCTTCTAGCTTTAACATTCTGGAGAGTCTGAGAAACGAAATCCTTTAATCCTATGTCAATTCCCCCACCATCTGCCCCCGCCACCTGTAGTTCGATCTTGGGCTGGGGGCCTGTGCCAAGGTGCCCCTCTATTTTCATACCCTACCTCAGTCTGAGAGTTTTCTACTTTATGCTTGTAGGGTGACCTGCTCACCTAGGAGGAAATTAGGGAAATTGTCTACTTCCCTGAGCTACCTGGTCTCTTCCCTGGGAGGCAGAGGGGAAAGGGTAATGAGGAGAATAGGGGGCATGAAAAACAAGTAAGGATGGTTGGTCCATTCAACAACCCTCCGAGTGCCTCTTGCAACCAGAGACTTCCTGTGTGTACCTGGCCCTTTCCCAAACAGCCActggacagatggggaaactgagggtcCTAGAAGGCAAGACCCCTCCCCCAAGTCCcctggcacaccaggcctccactTCAGGGGGTCTTTCAATCGGGAGCCGCCTTCCAGCCATGGGCCTTAGCCGTCAGAGTAGGAGAACTGGTTTCAGCCATGACCCACCTTCTCCAGTCGCTCACggccttttcctccttccttgctCTCCTCCGTGCTCCACCGTGGCCATTGGGGACCTCAGGAGACAGATCAGCTAGAGGAAGAAAAGGCGGAGCTGGAGTCGGAGATCGCCGAGCTCCAAAAGGAGAAGGAACGTCTGGAGTTTGTGCTGGTGGCCCACAAACCGGGCTGCAAGATCCCCTACGAAGAGGGGCCCGGGGGGCCCGGGCCGGGCCCGCTGGCGGAGGTGAGAGATTTGCCGGGGTCAGCATCCACTAAGGAAGATGGTTTCAGCTGGCTGCTGCCGCCCCCGCCACCACCGCCCTTGCCCTTCCAGACCAGCCAAGACGCACCCCCCAACCTGACAGCTTCTCTCTTTACACACAGTGAAGTTCAAGTCCTCGGCGACCCCTTCCCCGTTGTTAACCCTTCGTACACTTCCTCGTTTGTCCTCACCTGCCCGGAGGTCTCCGCGTTCGCCGGCGCCCAACGCACCAGCGGCAGTGACCAGCCTTCCGACCCCCTGAACTCGCCCTCCCTTCTTGCTCTGTGAGCtttagacaaaacaaacaaacacacagggGAGAGAGATTTGGACGAGGAGGAActggaggagagaggggaagagacaAAGCGGGCGTGTGGTTTCCCTGCTTCTCCTGTTTGACCCTCTGCTGCCGCTGCCATCGGACAGGAGGACTTCCTTGTGTTTTGTGCCGCCTCTTGTTTCTGCCGGCCCGGCGAGGCCAGAGAGCTGGTGACTTTGGGGgcacggggtggggaggggatggacACCCCCCAGGCTGCCCAGTGCTGCCTGTGGGCCGTTTCACTTGGACCCAACCtctggggatggggggtgggggcgggagggaTGCCCACCTTTGGGCTGGAGGGAGCGGGGTGTTGGCAGTGGGCTGTGGGGTGGGCTGGAGTTCTCTCCAGAGAGGCCCAACAAGGAGATGCCACCAAGCCCCCAAAGTGTTTCTCCTACGCCCACCCTTCCAGGGGTGACTAGGCTGGTTCTCCCTGCCGCCCCCCACGACCTCAGCTTATTTATCCAACATTTCCACGGGCTTCGATCCTCCTCCGAATTGAGCCCCCCTTTAAAGGGAAGTTGATGCCCCCGCCTTTGTTAATCTTCCTTCCACCCAGACCTAGTCTGAAATGTGAACCTCCCTCCCTGACCGTCCAGCTGCTCCGTCCCGGCAAAACTGGCTCCGATTTTGAATTTCCCGCCTCCTAAGCCTCCCCCTACGTTCAGCCCCCAGCCCTCCTTTCTGATTACAGTATTATTCTCCCCCTGCCCGCCACCCACCTCCCACAGCCTCCCCTCCGGGCCTTCCTTGTTGGGCCTCTCTGATTCAGGCAGCAGGGGGCGTTGTGATGCCTGTCCTGCTGGAGTGTTTTATACTGTGAAACGAGTTGGCCGGATTGTGGGGGGAGCCGGGTGGGACAGAACCCCTCCGGAGGGATTGTGCCCCCCACTCCCCAAAGCCTTTCCGTGGTCTCCCCTCCCCTCATctgcctcccttctcccctcaaAATGAGTTAGACTCGAGGGGGTGACAGAATCGAGAGGGGAGGACAGTTATCCATCCACGTGGCCTCTCTCCTCAGGACCCCCGTCTCCGCACCCAGACCAAGCCCTGGCCTTTTTCTTTAAGGCCTGTCACCCTATCCCAGCCTAGGACGCCAACTTCTCCCTTGCCTTGGCCTCCCACAACCTTTCTAGAAAGAGAGCAACGGGAGATTGCCAGGGGGCCCGACATTTTCCCGGAGAAGATTTAAAGGCTGAGGCTTTGACCCCCACCACCCCCTAATATTTTTGGACTGGCAAACTCCAAGGGGCTGGGTTCCCCAGGATCCCAGCTTCCCCtcgcccagccccagccccaatTCTCGGTTTAGGTTCCCTAACTCTGCCTTTCCCTGTGTTTCCCCTCATGAGGATTGTATCATGAGGCCAATTGGTATTTTTTAATATCGGGTGGGTCACGCCGCCCTCTGTGCTGCATGGAGAACATTCCACTGCCCCGTCCTGCGGCTCCCGCCCTGAACCCAGACGCCCCCCCACCCACTTCCGTGGCTATTTATCCCTTTCTTGATTTCCGAAAGGCActtatatctattatatataaataaatatattatatatgagtgtgtgtgcgcgcgtgtgagtgtgtgagcgCTTCTGCATCCTTGGCCTAGGTCACGTTGGCCCTCAAAGCCATGCCGTTGAATTGGAAACACTGCTTCTGGAAACTTCCAGGCTGCCTGTCTCCGGCTGCCTCTGTCTCTAGCTGTCTCTTTTCTGGCTGTCTCTGGTTGTTTTCTGGCCATCTCTGGTTCTCTCTTTCCTGAATCTCTCCCGCCTCTGTCTGTTCTCTGCCAGTTTTTACCTGACTCTTTCCACGTGACTGTCCCTGGTTCTCCAGCCGTCTTCTGACTCTGGGTTTGTTGGGGacctgatattttatttttgtgagtaAGCCTGAGGGATTATAGATTTTTGCAATCTGTATCTTTGAGAATTCTGGGTGCGAGTGTGAGGCTGTGAGCAGGGCCTGCCCCTGCAGATCACAATGTATTGAACCCCCAAACCCCCCACCCCACGCTGTATTTGTGattctttttgtattttgcaCCTGACCCCCCGGGGGCTGGGGCTGGCTGGCACTGGGCCGCTACCCCCCTCCTCGTGGTTCTGCACTGTCGCCaataaaaaactcttaaaaatgtaTCCACCAAGCTTCAGGGTCTCCTTGCTCCTGACACCCATCATCTGCCTTCCTTTCAGCATGAGGGAGTGAGGTTAGATTGCTCcaggaccacacacacacacatatatgctggAACTCTTACTAGTGAATCAGTCAACAGCAGGATGGAGGGAGGCTAGATAGTCAGGAGGACTTCCCACACACACAGGCTGTACCTCCTCCTTGAAGAAGTAATGAGGCAGAATATTAGCCATGAGGCGTCTGATACCAAAATACTAAAGGCTCAGGGAGGTTTCCAGGTGAGGGAAGAATTTATACTTGACCATGTAATGCTCTGGGGTTGGCCTGAGCAAAAGTGAGAGGTAGAAAAAAACTCGAACGGTTGAAGATCACTCAGGTACATTGGGAGTCCTCAGGGTTACATGAATCATAAAACTTGGATCACTTTACAGTGAAGATgagtttccttttgctttttcacatgaTCACATCTTCTGAGTGAGGAACATATTGGGGACAACCTAAGACTGACTAAACCAAAGATATTGCCACTTTGTCCACAGATACACTGAGCCATCCCCGTTGCAAGATCCAAACCCACTCTCATTCGCATAGCAGCAAGCACTTTGAGAATTGAAGTACTGGTCCAGAGGTTAGGTGTCTTAGTAAATGACTAAGCAGGGGGATTTGTCATGATGGAATCCCTTAATTTATTAATTAGCTCAAAAATGTACTAACTTATTAATTTCGAACTATTACTTAGTTcaaagtcggacgcgactgagcagaCGCACACAATATTATGTGCCCAGGGCTGGGGACACTGCAGAGACTGAGACAGCCTCAAACTCCCCCTCCCAGGGTTCACAGTCAAGTGGGGGACACAGACCTGTTCCCAATCAGGGATGATGTAAATTGGGCAGAGTTAGGGGAGTCCATGGGATTTGGGGGGCCCCGTGGGGGCACCTAACCTGGTCTGGGAGTCAGGAAAGACTTCTGGGAAGAGAGGATCCCTAAACTGAGTCTTAGAGGATAAACAGAGGGCatagaaggaaatagaaaaaactGAGTCAAATGAAATAGTGCAAAGAGTTGACGGGGGAGGGCTTGGTACATTGAGAAAACTAGAGGTTCCCAGGGGCTAAAACAAAAGGTGTGAAGAGAGAGGTTGAGCAGGGACCAGATTCTGCAAGCTAAAATTCCAGACTAAGTTTAGATCTTCTCTTGAGAGTATTGGGGAGCTCTGGCAGGTTTTGGCCATAAGAAATTCAAGGACAGTTTTGTGCTTTAGGGAGACTCCTCTAGCTGCCAGGCTGAGGGTAATTGGGAAAGAGGTGGGGATGAGGCAGAGGACCAGGGAGGAGGCTaggatgagaacactgaggtgtGAGGGGGTGCCTGGAGCAGCACCAGGGCTGTGGgctggagaggaggggaaggattCAAAAGACTTCGAGGAGGCAAAACAGGCAGGGTTTGGTGAGTAGCTGGCTTAGGAAAGACAGCAGGGGGCAGTGGTAAATAG carries:
- the FOSB gene encoding protein FosB isoform X1 — its product is MFQAFPGDYDSGSRCSSSPSAESQYLSSVDSFGSPPTAAASQECAGLGEMPGSFVPTVTAITTSQDLQWLVQPTLISSMAQSQGQPLASQPPAVDPYDMPGTSYSTPGMSGYSSGGASGSGGPSTSGTTSGPGPSRPARARPRRPREETETDQLEEEKAELESEIAELQKEKERLEFVLVAHKPGCKIPYEEGPGGPGPGPLAEVRDLPGSASTKEDGFSWLLPPPPPPPLPFQTSQDAPPNLTASLFTHSEVQVLGDPFPVVNPSYTSSFVLTCPEVSAFAGAQRTSGSDQPSDPLNSPSLLAL